The following is a genomic window from Pseudomonas purpurea.
AAGCCTTCGATCGAGTGACCATCGTCCGCGATCCTCGGGACGCCGTACTCGGCGCCCACCTGGTCAGCACTGACGTCTGGACCTCCATGGGCCAGGAAGAAGAAACCGCCAAGCGGCTCAAGCTGTTCGCGCCATTCCAGGTCAATCGTGCCTTGCTCGACCTGGCCGCGCCGGACGTATTGTTCATGCATTGCCTGCCCGCGCACCGCGGCGAAGAAATCAGCCTCGACCTGCTCGACGACCCACGCTCGGTCGCGTGGGACCAGGCCGAAAACCGTCTGCACGCACAAAAGGCCCTGCTCGAATTTCTCGTTACGCCGGCGTACCACCACGCATGAGCCATCCATTACTGCTGAACCTGCGTAACCTGGCCTGCGGCTATCAGGACCAACGGGTCGTCCAGAACCTCAACCTGCACCTGAATGCTGGCGACATCGGTTGCCTGCTCGGCTCGTCCGGTTGCGGCAAGACCACCACGTTGCGGGCAATCGCCGGTTTCGAACCGGTGCATGAAGGCGAAATACAACTGGCCGGCGAAACCATCTCCAGTGCCGGTTTCACCCTGGCACCGGAGAAACGCCGGATCGGCATGGTGTTCCAGGATTACGCCCTGTTCCCGCACCTGAGCGTGGCCGAGAACATTGCCTTCGGCATTCGCAAGCATCCGCAAAAAGATCGGGTCACCGAGGAAATGCTCGAGCTGGTCAACCTGAAAAACCTCGGCAAGCGCTTCCCTCACGAACTCTCTGGCGGTCAGCAGCAACGTGTGGCACTGGCTCGCGCACTGGCGCCGGAACCGCAACTACTGCTGCTCGACGAGCCGTTCTCCAACCTCGATGGCGAATTGCGCCGCAAGCTCAGCCACGAAGTGCGCGACATCCTCAAGGCCCGTGGCACCAGCGCGATTCTGGTGACCCACGACCAGGAAGAAGCCTTCGCCGTCAGTGATCAGGTCGGCGTGTTCAAAGAGGGTCGCCTGGAGCAGTGGGACACGCCTTACAACCTGTACCACGAACCGCAGACACCGTTTGTGGCGAGCTTTATCGGTCAGGGCTACTTCATTCGCGGCCAACTGCACTCCCCGGAGTCGGTGCAAACCGAGCTTGGCGTTCTGCGCGGCAATCGCGCCTATACCTGGCCTACGGGTGGCGCGGTTGATGTACTGCTGCGCCCGGACGATATCGTTTATGCGCCAGACAGTGACTTGAGAGCACGGATTGTCGGCAAGACCTTCCTCGGTGCCTCGACGTTGTATCGCTTGCAACTCCCCACGGGCAGCCAACTGGAATCGATCTTCCCAAGCCATGCCGACCATCTGGTCGGCGCCGATGTCGGTATCCGCGTGGCCGCCGAACACCTGGTGTTGTTCCAAGCCAGCGGCAGCACGGCAGCGCAGATTCCAGCGGTCGAATCCGGTGTTCGGCGATACAGCGCCGCTAACTGATACACGCGAAAAAATGTGGGAGCTTGCTCCCACAGCTATTTTTCACGTACGGCCAATATCCGCGAACTTCGCCTGGGTATGTTCCGCCAACACCGCCGGCGCCAACTCCACCTCAAGTCCCCGCCGCCCCGCACTGACAAAAATACTCACGAATGGCTGAGCCGAATTGTCGATAAAGGTGCGCAAGCGCTTCTTCTGCCCGAGTGGGCTGATGCCTCCCAGCAGATAACCCGTCGACCGTTGTGCGGCCGCGGGATCAGCCATTTCAACTTTCTTCACCCCCGCCGCGTGTGCCAGCCCCTTCAAGTCGAGACTTCCGACCACCGGCACCACCGCCACCAGCAACTCGCCTTTTTCACTGGCCGCCAACAGCGTCTTGAACACCTGCGCCGGGTCCAGCCCCAGTTTTTCCGCGGCCTCCAATCCATAGGACGCGGCTTTCGGATCATGTTCGTAACTGTGCACGCGATGTTCGGCACGAACTTTTTTCAGCAGGTCCAATGCAGGGGTCATGGCAGCTCCAAGCCAGCGAGAGAAAAAATCGTTACCGCAAGATTCTAGGTCATACCCGTTGAAAAGGCTCTACCTCAAGACCGTTTCGCCGCTGTAGGGCCGGCCGTCCACAGACTTTTGCCAACTGACCCGACACTGTCAACGCGATCATTCACACAACTAATAGTTGAAAAGTGACTGATGGTTCACTTTCGACCTTTGACAGCAGTGTTTCTTGTCTATATTTTTTCGAATCTGAATACCATACGAAACATCCTGCGCAGCACCCAGCAGCAAAGCCGAGACCAGGATGGGGATCCTGCCTCGGTGAAAATCGCGCTCAGACCCTTCGGAAACAGCGCCCGACAACAACAAAAACCGAGGTTTTCAATGACAACTGCTTTACAACAACCGTCACTCTCCGGCCAATGCATGGCCGAGTTTCTGGGGACTGCGTTACTGATCTTCTTCGGCACGGGTTGCGTTGCCGCGCTCAAGGTTGCGGGTGCGAGCTTCGGCTTGTGGGAAATCAGCATCATCTGGGGGGTTGGCGTCAGCATGGCGATCTACCTGACCGCTGGCGTTTCCGGTGCCCACCTGAACCCGGCCGTGAGCATCGCGCTGTGCGTTTTCGCTGACTTTGAAAAACGCAAACTGCCGTTCTACATCATCGCCCAGGTCGCTGGCGCCTTCTGCGCAGCGCTGTTGGTTTACACGCTTTATAGCAACCTGTTCTTCGATTACGAACAAACCCACCACATCGTCCGCGGCACACAAGCCAGCCTGGAAACGGCGTCGGTGTTCTCCACCTACCCGCATCCGGCACTGTCTACTGGCCAGGCGTTCCTGGTGGAAGTGATCATCACGGCCATTCTGATGGGCGTGATCATGTCCCTGACCGATGACAACAACGGCCTGCCGAAGGGTCCGCTGGCGCCCCTGCTGATCGGCCTGCTGATTGCGGTAATTGGCAGCGCGATGGGCCCGCTGACCGGTTTTGCGATGAACCCGGCGCGAGACTTCGGTCCGAAGCTGATGACTTTCTTCGCTGGCTGGGGTGAAATTTCCTTCACTGGCGGCCGTGATATTCCGTACTTCCTGATTCCGGTATTCGCCCCCATCGTGGGTGCCTGCCTCGGCGCTGCCGCCTATCGCGGGCTGATTGCCCGTTATCTGCCCAACGCCACACCTGCTACAAAGGATGCAGAACAGGCCATTGACGGCAAACCAAGAATTTCTTGAAACCGATGGCGCGAGATCCTGCCCAACCTGATCTCGCGCTTGCGCCCTCTCCCTTATTTCGTCCAAGGCAATCGACATGACCGACATTCAGAATAAGAACTACATCATTGCCCTCGATCAGGGTACGACCAGTTCGCGAGCGATCATTTTTGACCGCGACGCCAACGTGGTCTGCACTGCGCAGCGCGAATTCGCCCAGCATTACCCGCAAGCCGGCTGGGTCGAACACGACCCGATGGAAATCTTCGCCACACAAAGCGCCGTGATGGTCGAGGCCCTGGCTCAAGCCGGCCCTGCACCATGACCAGGTGGCCGCCATCGGCATCACCAACCAGCGCGAAACTACCGTGGTCTGGGACAAGACCACCGGCCGCCCGATCTACAACGCGATCGTCTGGCAGTGCCGCCGCAGTACCGAGATCTGCCAGCAGCTCAAGCGCGATGGCCACGAGCAATACATCAGCGACACCACCGGCCTGGTCACCGACCCGTACTTCTCCGGCACCAAGCTCAAGTGGATCCTGGACAACGTTGAAGGCAGCCGCGAACGCGCTCGCAACGGCGAACTGCTGTTCGGCACCGTCGACAGCTGGTTGATCTGGAAATTTACCGGCGGCAAGACCCACGTCACCGACTACACCAACGCCTCGCGCACCATGCTCTTCAACATCCACACCCTAGAGTGGGACGCGAAGATGCTGGAGATCCTGGACATCCCGCGCGAGATGCTGCCAGAGGTCAAATCGTCGTCTGAAATCTACGGCCACACCAAGAGCGGCATCGCCATCGGCGGTATCGCCGGCGACCAGCAAGCGGCACTGTTCGGCCAGATGTGCGTTGAACCGGGGCAGGCCAAGAACACCTATGGCACCGGCTGCTTCCTGCTGATGAACACCGGCGACAAAGCCGTGAAGTCCAAGCACGGCATGCTCACCACCATCGCGTGCGGCCCTCGTGGCGAAGTGGCCTACGCCCTGGAGGGGGCCGTCTTCAACGGCGGTTCCACCGTGCAGTGGCTGCGCGACGAACTGAAAATCATCAACGACGCACACGACACCGAGTACTTCGCCAACAAGGTCAAGGACAGCAATGGCGTGTACCTGGTGCCGGCCTTCACCGGTCTCGGCGCCCCTTACTGGGACCCGTATGCCCGTGGCGCACTGTTCGGCCTGACCCGTGGCGTACGCGTGGATCACATCATTCGTGCAGCGCTGGAGTCGATTGCCTACCAGACACGCGACGTACTCGATGCCATGCAACAGGACTCCGGCGAGCGCCTCAAGGCCCTGCGCGTGGATGGCGGCGCGGTTGCAAACAACTTCCTCATGCAGTTCCAGGCCGACATCCTCGGCACTCAGGTCGAACGCCCGCAAATGCGTGAGACCACCGCTCTCGGCGCTGCCTACCTGGCCGGTCTGGCCTGCGGCTTCTGGGGCAGCCTGGAAGAACTGCGCGGCAAGGCTGTGATCGAGCGCGAATTCGATCCGACCCTGGACGAAACCGCGAAGGAAAAACTCTACGCAGGCTGGAAAAAAGCCGTCAGCCGCACCCGCGACTGGGAACCACACGAAGGCGCTGAATAAGCCAGGCTCTGGACCCTTAAAGGGTTCTAACTGGTAGGGAGCGGATTCCTGCGGCATCATGGGCAAATTTTGCACGGCAGCCCAAAGGAAGCCCCATGAATCTGCCTCCCCGTCAGCAGCAAATCCTCGAACTGGTCCGCGAACGCGGCTACGTCAGCATCGAGGAAATGGCTCAGCTGTTCGTCGTCACACCGCAAACCATCCGCCGCGATATCAATCAATTGGCGGAAGTAAATCTGTTGCGTCGCTACCATGGCGGCGCAGCCTACGACTCCAGCGTAGAAAACACCGCCTACGCCATGCGCGCCGATCAGATGCGCGATGAGAAACAACGCATCGGCGAAGCCATCGCCAAGCAAATCCCCGATCATGCCTCGCTGTTCATCAACATCGGCACCACCACCGAGTCCATCGCTCGGGCGCTGCTCAATCACAGCCACCTGAAAATCATCACCAACAACCTGAACGTCGCGACCATGCTCAGTGCCAAGGACGACTTCGACGTCCTGCTGACGGGCGGCAACGTGCGGCGTGATGGCGGTGTGGTGGGCCAGGCCAGCGTCGACTTCATCAACCAGTTCAAGGTCGACTTCGCGCTGGTGGGCATCAGCGGTATCGACGAAGACGGCAGCCTGCTGGACTTCGACTATCAGGAAGTGCGCGTCTCCCAGGCGATCATCGCCAACGCCCGGCAAGTCATCCTGGCCGCCGACTCCAGCAAGTTCGGGCGTAACGCCATGATTCGCCTGGGGCCGATCAGCCTGATCGATTG
Proteins encoded in this region:
- a CDS encoding ABC transporter ATP-binding protein, whose product is MSHPLLLNLRNLACGYQDQRVVQNLNLHLNAGDIGCLLGSSGCGKTTTLRAIAGFEPVHEGEIQLAGETISSAGFTLAPEKRRIGMVFQDYALFPHLSVAENIAFGIRKHPQKDRVTEEMLELVNLKNLGKRFPHELSGGQQQRVALARALAPEPQLLLLDEPFSNLDGELRRKLSHEVRDILKARGTSAILVTHDQEEAFAVSDQVGVFKEGRLEQWDTPYNLYHEPQTPFVASFIGQGYFIRGQLHSPESVQTELGVLRGNRAYTWPTGGAVDVLLRPDDIVYAPDSDLRARIVGKTFLGASTLYRLQLPTGSQLESIFPSHADHLVGADVGIRVAAEHLVLFQASGSTAAQIPAVESGVRRYSAAN
- the ybaK gene encoding Cys-tRNA(Pro) deacylase, encoding MTPALDLLKKVRAEHRVHSYEHDPKAASYGLEAAEKLGLDPAQVFKTLLAASEKGELLVAVVPVVGSLDLKGLAHAAGVKKVEMADPAAAQRSTGYLLGGISPLGQKKRLRTFIDNSAQPFVSIFVSAGRRGLEVELAPAVLAEHTQAKFADIGRT
- a CDS encoding MIP/aquaporin family protein produces the protein MTTALQQPSLSGQCMAEFLGTALLIFFGTGCVAALKVAGASFGLWEISIIWGVGVSMAIYLTAGVSGAHLNPAVSIALCVFADFEKRKLPFYIIAQVAGAFCAALLVYTLYSNLFFDYEQTHHIVRGTQASLETASVFSTYPHPALSTGQAFLVEVIITAILMGVIMSLTDDNNGLPKGPLAPLLIGLLIAVIGSAMGPLTGFAMNPARDFGPKLMTFFAGWGEISFTGGRDIPYFLIPVFAPIVGACLGAAAYRGLIARYLPNATPATKDAEQAIDGKPRIS
- a CDS encoding DeoR/GlpR family transcriptional regulator codes for the protein MNLPPRQQQILELVRERGYVSIEEMAQLFVVTPQTIRRDINQLAEVNLLRRYHGGAAYDSSVENTAYAMRADQMRDEKQRIGEAIAKQIPDHASLFINIGTTTESIARALLNHSHLKIITNNLNVATMLSAKDDFDVLLTGGNVRRDGGVVGQASVDFINQFKVDFALVGISGIDEDGSLLDFDYQEVRVSQAIIANARQVILAADSSKFGRNAMIRLGPISLIDCLVTDQQPVPALAQLLNQHKIRLEVV